A stretch of the Aphis gossypii isolate Hap1 chromosome 2, ASM2018417v2, whole genome shotgun sequence genome encodes the following:
- the LOC114124326 gene encoding alpha-1,6-mannosyl-glycoprotein 2-beta-N-acetylglucosaminyltransferase isoform X2, translated as MAIDVVRTFRQKFIAVCRKLGIGVCLRTVILIFCLTFFWVQMHMSDVADNETLQILAKPDGLLDANDSMLQLVPQHLHKYLVALPQRDRPHQAILPGNASEQVATAVSLNASEIRRLIDQQNSKQIVLNEDVFGPLQNDSLVIVIQVHTRIMYLRHTIVSLARARGIENALLIFSHDHYDEQINELIQMIDFCKTMQIFYPYSIQTHPVSFPGESPEDCPRDITKSDAIKRKCTNAMHPDQYGHYREAKFTQTKHHWWWKANRVFNELDVVSNYSGPILFLEDDHYVAEDFIYMLKLMEKSCSVTCPQCSILSLGTYLKTYNFYGEAKAEISQWISSKHNMGMAYNRTVWKQFVDCADTFCKYDDYNWDWSLQSVSNNCLSHEFKVFVLKAPRVFHIGECGVHHKKSCFDMALIAKVQKLLSSVYKYLYPEKLEVTYTPIKKKVLRKGNGGWGDVRDHELCLRMVNRQW; from the exons ATGGCGATCG acgtGGTGCGGACGTTTCGACAGAAATTCATCGCCGTGTGTCGGAAACTGGGCATCGGCGTGTGTTTGCGCACCgtcattttgatattttgtctCACGTTCTTCTGGGTACAGATGCACATGTCTGACGTGGCCGACAATGAAACGTTACAGATACTGGCCAAGCCGGACGGACTGCTGGACGCTAATGATTCTATGCTCCAACTGGTTCCACAG cATTTGCACAAGTACTTGGTGGCGTTACCTCAGCGTGACCGTCCGCACCAGGCCATATTACCCGGAAATGCCAGTGAACAGGTTGCGACGGCAGTCAGTCTGAATGCATCTGAAATACGACGTCTGATCGATCAGCAAAATTCCAAACAGATCGTGCTCAACGAAGATGTGTTTGGCCCGTTACAAAACGATTCTCTAGTCATTGTCATACAA GTCCACACTCGTATTATGTATCTTCGGCACACTATAGTGAGTCTGGCAAGGGCGCGAGGCATTGAAAATGCATTGCTAATATTCAGTCACGACCATTATGACGAACAAATAAACGAGCTGATACAGATGATAGACTTTTGCAAAACCATGCAGATATTTTATCCGTATTCTATACAAACGCATCCGGTTTCATTTCCTGGTGAATCTCCGGAAGACTGCCCCAGAGACATTACCAAATCAga TGCGATTAAACGAAAGTGTACCAACGCCATGCATCCGGATCAATACGGCCATTATCGAGAGGCGAAATTCACCCAAACCAAACACCATTGGTGGTGGAAAGCAAACAGAGTGTTCAATGAGTTGGACGTCGTCAGTAATTACTCAG GcccgattttatttttggaagaCGACCATTATGTAGCAGAAGATTTCATATACATGTTAAAGTTGATGGAAAAATCGTGTAGCGTGACGTGCCCACAGTGCAGTATATTGTCGTTAGGGACATACTTGAaaacttacaatttttatggaGAAGCAAAG gcCGAAATTTCTCAATGGATTAGCAGCAAGCATAATATGGGTATGGCGTATAATAGAACTGTTTGGAAACAGTTTGTTGACTGTGCTGACACATTTTGCAAGTATGATGATTACAACTGGGATTGGAGTTTGCAGAGTGTATCCAATAATTGTCTTAGCCACGAATTTAAAGTGTTTGTACTCAAAGCTCCTAGAGTATTTCATATTGGTGAATG TGGTGTTCAtcataaaaaaagttgttttgatATGGCACTCATAGCTAAAGTTCAAAAACTGCTTAGTTCGGTGTACAAATATCTATATCCAGAGAAGTTGGAAGTAACCTATACTCCAATCAAAAAAAAGGTACTACGCAAAGGAAATGGCGGATGGGGTGATGTGCGTGACCATGAACTATGTTTGCGAATGGTAAACCGCCAATGGTGA
- the LOC114124326 gene encoding alpha-1,6-mannosyl-glycoprotein 2-beta-N-acetylglucosaminyltransferase isoform X1, which yields MAIDVVRTFRQKFIAVCRKLGIGVCLRTVILIFCLTFFWVQMHMSDVADNETLQILAKPDGLLDANDSMLQLVPQHLHKYLVALPQRDRPHQAILPGNASEQVATAVSLNASEIRRLIDQQNSKQIVLNEDVFGPLQNDSLVIVIQVHTRIMYLRHTIVSLARARGIENALLIFSHDHYDEQINELIQMIDFCKTMQIFYPYSIQTHPVSFPGESPEDCPRDITKSDAIKRKCTNAMHPDQYGHYREAKFTQTKHHWWWKANRVFNELDVVSNYSGPILFLEDDHYVAEDFIYMLKLMEKSCSVTCPQCSILSLGTYLKTYNFYGEAKKDILRVIRRQQIFAAELTPPSWSFKIVPSFSHYDKAEISQWISSKHNMGMAYNRTVWKQFVDCADTFCKYDDYNWDWSLQSVSNNCLSHEFKVFVLKAPRVFHIGECGVHHKKSCFDMALIAKVQKLLSSVYKYLYPEKLEVTYTPIKKKVLRKGNGGWGDVRDHELCLRMVNRQW from the exons ATGGCGATCG acgtGGTGCGGACGTTTCGACAGAAATTCATCGCCGTGTGTCGGAAACTGGGCATCGGCGTGTGTTTGCGCACCgtcattttgatattttgtctCACGTTCTTCTGGGTACAGATGCACATGTCTGACGTGGCCGACAATGAAACGTTACAGATACTGGCCAAGCCGGACGGACTGCTGGACGCTAATGATTCTATGCTCCAACTGGTTCCACAG cATTTGCACAAGTACTTGGTGGCGTTACCTCAGCGTGACCGTCCGCACCAGGCCATATTACCCGGAAATGCCAGTGAACAGGTTGCGACGGCAGTCAGTCTGAATGCATCTGAAATACGACGTCTGATCGATCAGCAAAATTCCAAACAGATCGTGCTCAACGAAGATGTGTTTGGCCCGTTACAAAACGATTCTCTAGTCATTGTCATACAA GTCCACACTCGTATTATGTATCTTCGGCACACTATAGTGAGTCTGGCAAGGGCGCGAGGCATTGAAAATGCATTGCTAATATTCAGTCACGACCATTATGACGAACAAATAAACGAGCTGATACAGATGATAGACTTTTGCAAAACCATGCAGATATTTTATCCGTATTCTATACAAACGCATCCGGTTTCATTTCCTGGTGAATCTCCGGAAGACTGCCCCAGAGACATTACCAAATCAga TGCGATTAAACGAAAGTGTACCAACGCCATGCATCCGGATCAATACGGCCATTATCGAGAGGCGAAATTCACCCAAACCAAACACCATTGGTGGTGGAAAGCAAACAGAGTGTTCAATGAGTTGGACGTCGTCAGTAATTACTCAG GcccgattttatttttggaagaCGACCATTATGTAGCAGAAGATTTCATATACATGTTAAAGTTGATGGAAAAATCGTGTAGCGTGACGTGCCCACAGTGCAGTATATTGTCGTTAGGGACATACTTGAaaacttacaatttttatggaGAAGCAAAG AAGGATATTTTAAGGGTAATACGTCGACAGCAAATATTTGCTGCAGAATTAACACCGCCGTCTTggagttttaaaatagttcCTTCATTTTCACATTATGATAAG gcCGAAATTTCTCAATGGATTAGCAGCAAGCATAATATGGGTATGGCGTATAATAGAACTGTTTGGAAACAGTTTGTTGACTGTGCTGACACATTTTGCAAGTATGATGATTACAACTGGGATTGGAGTTTGCAGAGTGTATCCAATAATTGTCTTAGCCACGAATTTAAAGTGTTTGTACTCAAAGCTCCTAGAGTATTTCATATTGGTGAATG TGGTGTTCAtcataaaaaaagttgttttgatATGGCACTCATAGCTAAAGTTCAAAAACTGCTTAGTTCGGTGTACAAATATCTATATCCAGAGAAGTTGGAAGTAACCTATACTCCAATCAAAAAAAAGGTACTACGCAAAGGAAATGGCGGATGGGGTGATGTGCGTGACCATGAACTATGTTTGCGAATGGTAAACCGCCAATGGTGA